The Phaeacidiphilus oryzae TH49 region CCGCCGCCCGAACGCCAACGTCGACCCGTACGTGGTCACCCGCCTGCTGGTGGACACCTGCTGCGCGGCCCTGGACAAGGCCGGCGAGGCCTGATCCCGGCGCGCCTGACGCACCGTCAGCACCGCGCGCCGGCAAGCGCCTCCGCATGACTCGGCCCGCCCGGGGGTCCCGTACCCGGGCGGGCCGACCGCTGCCCGGCCCCGGTCAGCCGGACCACTCGCCGGTCTTCAGGAAGTCCCGGATCACCTCCGCGTAGGGCTCGAGATCAAGGCCCTGGGCGGCGACCCACTCGTCCGAGTAGTACTTGTCCAGGTAGCGGTCGCCCGGGTCGCAGATCAGCGAGACGACGCTGCCCCGCTCGCCGCGCCGGCGCATCTCCGCGACGATCCGGAACGCGGCCCACAGCCCGGTCCCGGTGGACCCGCCCGCCTTCCGGCCCAGGGTGCCCTCAAGCGCCCGCACCGCCGCCACTGACGCGGCGTCAGGAACCTTCATCATCCGGTCGATCGCGCCCGGGACGAAGCTTGGCTCCATCCGCGGCCGGCCGATCCCCTCGATCCTGGAGCCGGTCTCGCAGCACAGTCCGGCGTCGCCGCTGCGCCAGCCGTCGAAGAACACCGAGTTCTGCGGGTCGGCCACGCAGATCCGGGTGTCGTACTGCATGTAGTGGACGTACCGGGCGATGGTGGCGGACGTGCCGCCGGTACCCGCGGTGGCCACGATCCAGGCCGGTTCTGGGAACCGCTCCAGGCGCAACTGCTGGTAGACCGACTCGGCGATGTTGTTGTTGCCCCGCCAGTCGGTGGCCCGCTCGGCATACGTGAACTGGTCCATATAGTGCCCGCCGGTCTCCGCCGCCAGCCGGGCGGACACCTCGTAGACCGTACGGGGGTCGTCGACCAGATGGCAGCGGCCGCCGTGGAACTCGATCAGGCCGACCTTCTCGCAGCTGGTGGTGCGGGGCATGACGGCGATGAACGGGACCCCGATCAGCTGGGCGAAGTGCGCCTCGGAGACGGCCGTGGAGCCGCTGGAGGCCTCGATCACCGGCCGCCCGGGCCGAATCCAGCCGTTGCACAGCCCGTAGAGGAACAGCGACCGGGCGAGCCGGTGCTTGAGGCTGCCGGTCGGATGCGTGGACTCGTCCTTGAGATACAGGTCCACCCCCCACTCCTCGGGCAGCGGAAAGCTCAGCAGATGGGTGTCGGCGGAGCGGTTGGCGTCGGCCTGCACCCTGCGCACGGCGTCCTTGAGCCAGGCCCGGTACGAGGGATCGGTCCGGTCCTCGTCGAGAGTGGATTCCATAACGAGGATAATAACCGAGTGTGACAACCGAACACTATAAGTAGCCATTTTTGGAATTGTGAAAGCCGCTTATGCCAAGACCATTTCCGTGCGACTTGCGCGGAATCGATCCTGGCTTCAGGCTGTAGCCGTCGCTATTCGTCGCGACCCAATCACTCTGCGCGTTCGGGGCACTGGGCGCGGAGTCGGCCCCACTTCGGAGGGAGTCGTGCTCGTGATGGAGGATCAGGACAGGACGTATGAACTGCGGCTCACCGCGGAACCCGCGAGGTTCGGCATGGTGCGCCGCATCGTCCAGGCCCACTTGAGGTACTGGGGACTCACCCCGCTGATCGACCAGGCCCTGCTGGGCCTCAGCGAACTGCTGAACAACGTGCACCAGCACGTGGCCGACGACCCCGAGTGCGTACTCGGTCTCAGCACCAGCGGTGGCACCCTCACCGTGTCGGTGCACGACAACGACCCCACCCTGCCGTGCCGGCTCGAGTCGGACGCCTGGGAGTCGGTCGGCCGCGGGCTGGCCGTGATCGCCGCACTCAGCAAGGAGTGGGGCGCCATCCCCGAGAGCGCCGGCAAGACCGTCTGGTTCTCCCTCGAACCGGTCACCGCCTCGCTGGTCGAACCGCCCGCGGTGCCCCGCGCCGAGCAGGGCCTGCCCGTCCAGACCAGCGGGCAGACCACCAGCCGCTGGCTGCTGGAGCATCCGGTGCTCCATCTCACCCCGCTGGCGATGCCGCAGGCGGCGCCGGACGACGCCGATCTGGGCGCCGCCGAGCCGGAGCTCAGCCGGGCCCGTCCCGA contains the following coding sequences:
- a CDS encoding PLP-dependent cysteine synthase family protein encodes the protein MESTLDEDRTDPSYRAWLKDAVRRVQADANRSADTHLLSFPLPEEWGVDLYLKDESTHPTGSLKHRLARSLFLYGLCNGWIRPGRPVIEASSGSTAVSEAHFAQLIGVPFIAVMPRTTSCEKVGLIEFHGGRCHLVDDPRTVYEVSARLAAETGGHYMDQFTYAERATDWRGNNNIAESVYQQLRLERFPEPAWIVATAGTGGTSATIARYVHYMQYDTRICVADPQNSVFFDGWRSGDAGLCCETGSRIEGIGRPRMEPSFVPGAIDRMMKVPDAASVAAVRALEGTLGRKAGGSTGTGLWAAFRIVAEMRRRGERGSVVSLICDPGDRYLDKYYSDEWVAAQGLDLEPYAEVIRDFLKTGEWSG
- a CDS encoding ATP-binding protein — protein: MEDQDRTYELRLTAEPARFGMVRRIVQAHLRYWGLTPLIDQALLGLSELLNNVHQHVADDPECVLGLSTSGGTLTVSVHDNDPTLPCRLESDAWESVGRGLAVIAALSKEWGAIPESAGKTVWFSLEPVTASLVEPPAVPRAEQGLPVQTSGQTTSRWLLEHPVLHLTPLAMPQAAPDDADLGAAEPELSRARPELTR